The window GTAAAAAATACAACACTACTATTCCTCTCTACCAGATGAACCAGTTGTCATGGTTAAGCAAGTACGCATGAAATGTGCAGAGGTGAAATGTGGTTTTGACTACCACAGACGGATGCTAAAAGGGTGCTAAACACATAAGGCACGTATGCACGTGTACATTCATATggtttatttaactagtcaattTCCACTTGATGTTTGGAGTTCTCATTCCTCTGTTCAGGTTGGACTCGCTCAGTTTCAAATTGTGATCACTCAAGTGTTTCACTTTGATATATAACGTAACCATGTCTTTATCACAGCTTGTTCTGATCCTAGCCCTTCTCACCAGGCTACAAAAGAGACTTTTGACCCAGACATGTCTTCATTAACAATactcttgacacactgctctcaCACTTGCCAAGCAATGCACAGTGTTTAAAAGAATCAGCTGGGAAAATGCTGTTAAATACACTAATTGGGTATAACAGTTGTGAAAAAAACGACTAGAATTCTCATGTAATTCAGATGAATGTCCGCTTGCATGTGGTCAACCAGACCAACTACCTCTAGTGGAAAAACTAACATTACAGTGGGGAGGTAAATGGATGACCTTAAGTCTGACCTTAGCCAAGGATTTGACAAGTAAAACTAACTCCAAAATGAATAACCCATAATTTTCAGAGTTGTCTTATATAAAATGCAAGATCAAAATTGTATTACTAAGAGTAATAACATTTTGACAATCATGTGCAGACTTACTGGGGTTGTCATTGTTTCAAAAGGCAAAGGGCCATATTGGTCTAGATGTATGGGTGAGAAGCTGTACTAGATAAAACTCTCGTAATCATGTCTGTTTTACAATAAGTGTGGATACCGTTATTTCCATCATATCAAATGAGTTACACCCACCATTCCAGCTTTACAGAAACTGGACACTTGAGCTCTGACAGCGACAGGTATTTCCcaacagacattacaacagttgCTAAACACAATCAATGCCATACATTTTTTCCCACTAATGAAATGCTTTATGGTTGAGTGTTCTACGTTTCTTGTGATGCAAAAGTGACGATTTTGATATCCTGTAATTTTGAGACCACCAAAAGTTTATTTTAACTCATGAAATTCATGAACAAAGTCACAAGATATTTAGAGTAGTTTGAGTATATAAAGAACCACAGTGGGATAAACTGAAACAGAAACTGCATTAGAACAGAGCGCAGGAATAATTTTTCACATGACATTTTATTCCCTTCAACTGGATAATCTGCTGGACCGGCACAGTCTACCACAAACAGTCAAATTTTGCCACAGCTCTCTAGGGTTGTACAATTTTATTTCTTCTTAGGAGAAAGCTGTACATGGAGGTTCTGGCCTTCAGTGTTTCACATACATATAATATTAGGACAATGCAACAGACAGTAAGCACACTGAAGGATCAGGAGCGGTTACTCTCATTACTCAAAGCTGGACAGGAAGGACAACACAATCTCCTTCAGTTTGGCGTCAGCTGTCGGTGAGATCATGCCATCAGTCCTGGAATAAAACGAGTCTCATTACTTCAAATTAAATTCATATCAACATTCATGATTAACATCAACCATAGATTTTTACTGATTACTCAGACGGTCCTGTTACCTGATGGTGGTGAGCAGGTCCTGGTGCTGGCTGAGGACGTGTACAAGGAAGGCCTTCTCAAACCTGGTGATCTTGGAAGGGTCCATCTTGTCCAAGTGACCCCTGACACCGGCGTAGATGACTGTCACCTGCTCCTCAATGGCCATTGGgcctgggggagggagagaaagtaaAATAAAAAGACATGTCGTTTCCCCAAACTAAGGAGTGGCCCTGGTTGACAACATACAAAATGTTAAACGTTATTAGCACGCTGGGTGGTGACACTCACAGTACTGTCCTTGTTTGAGCAACTCAGTGAGGCGGACACCCCTGTTGAGCAGCTGCTGGGTGGCAGCGTCCAGGTCAGAGCCGAACTGGGCAAAGGCAGCCACCTCACGGTATTGGGCCAACTCTAACTTCATGGTACCAGCCACCTACACACAGTAAAGGACCACAATCGTATTATGGATTTAGGTGACTGATTCCAAGTGAGAAAATACTCTGGGGTAAACTGGTGAACTGCAATGAAATAAAAAGTTGATCTGCATTTATCTGATGTATAATATCAGTCCCCTATAGAGCCCCAGGTCACACCTGCTTCATGGCCTTGGTCTGGGCAGCTGATCCAACTctagacacagacagacccacGTTGATGGCTGGGCGGATACCTTTGTAGAATAACTCAGTCTCCAAGAAGATCTGCAGGGGAGAGAGCACACTTCTGTTTAGGGATTACATTAAACTTTGACAAGTCGACTGGAGGAAAAGGCAAGTGGAGCCAATAATGAAATGACATCTCTCCACACCGCACCCACCTGTCCGTCAGTGATGGAGATGACGTTGGTAGGGATGTAGGCAGACACGTCTCCGGCCTGGGTCTCAATGACGGGCAGAGCGGTCAGGGAGCCGCCTCCGAAGTTGTCATGCATCTTGGCAGCTCTTTCCAGCAGACGGGAGTGTAGGTAGAACACGTCACCGGGGTAGGCCTCGCGACCAGGGGGACGACGCAGCAGCAGGGACATCTGACGGTAGGCTACAGCCTGGATGGATTTAGGAGGGATGCGAATACAGCTGTTAAACATGGGTAGATTAACAGAGCCTGTTTCCTTTAATTTTTTATTCATGAAGCAGCATCACACTCAAGACTCTACTCAGCCCCGACTTCCCCCTTCTCACCTGCTTGGACAAATCATCGTAGATGATGAGGCCGTGCTTGCCGTTGTCTCTGAAGAACTCTCCCATGGAGCAGCCAGAGTATGGGGCCAGGTACTGCAGGGGAGCAGcatcagaggctgtagcagacaCCACAATGGTGTATTTCATAGCATCAGCGTCAGTCAGCCTCTTAACCAGCTGGGCCACAGTGGATCTCTTCTGGCCAATGGCAACGTAGATACAGTACAGCTTCTTCTTCTCATCTTTGCCTTCGTTGAAACGCTTCTGGTTGATAATGGTGTCAATGGCAATAGCAGTTTTGCTGTTAGAATAGAGGGAATTTGTATTCAATTACAGTTCTAGTGTCAGAGTAAGCAAATAATTACTACAAATATAACTGCATGGCTTTAAAGTTGAATGAAAGGCAATAGAAAATGGTTGAAGTGCTGTCTACTACTCTCCAGGTAAAGGCAAATTAAGCTTGCATAGTAGAACATTAACATTCACAATTGTTTATGACACATTGAACATGCAGATTCGTAATCCCCAAATAGCCTGACTGAGGGATAGATGGCACCTGGCCATTTGTTTACCCAGTCTGCCGGTCACCGATGATCAGCTCACGCTGTCCACGGCCAATGGGCACCAGGCTGTCCACGGCCTTGATACCCGTCTGCATGGGCTCCTTCACAGAGATACGGGGGATGATGCCAGGGGCCTTCAGACCCACACGCCTACGGATGCTCGACCCAAGAGGACCCTGAGGGACAAAGAAGGGTTAACGCTACTCTGATCAGACCCGATATGCCCAGACCGTAGTAAACCTGTAGTCGCAACCCAAGGACCCTAGATCTGAAAGGATCAGGTGGGAGATCCTTTTTGTTGTATGGCATCCAAGAAGTCCGGGTACAAAAATACAACTCCATGAATTCTTAAAATGAACAATCGTTATGTTATGTTTTTAACTATGAATGTTTTCAAGAGTGCGCCGACAGATATGGTCTTCCTGTTCCTACCTCATCCTATACAACTACGTCTGTACACCTTTCCTATTCATATAATGTCCATGCCTTCAGAACGTATTCATATCCCTCTATTGCACATTGTTGCGCCactgcctgaattcaaaatggattaaatagattttaccATCACTCATCCACACAAACACGcttagaaatgttggcaaatttacaaaaaaatgaaatacagaaatctcatttaagtattcacacccctgagtcaatagctATGTTCactagctgtgttcgaatactcatactagcCGCACTATGTGTGACGTTAATAGAGTacgtagtatgcttattggtcatagtatgccaaaagttcctggATGTCATACTACATTCGCCAAAATACAAAGTATACATGCAGTGGACCATTTCTGTGCTATTAGGGTCCATAATGCAAATCTTCAGAAAATGAGCGTGGCTTACCATTTTCAGATTGTAAGAAAATTGATGAAAATATGCAGCCCAAGTCCAAGGAAACTGTATACAAATATATTGCTTTAAcaaatgttttaatttttttaaatagagCAATGTAATAAATTACTTTTCAAATAAGCTACATTACGTTAGCTGataatttgttagctacgcttcCCTTACAAACAGCATATCATTaaattagttagctagctacctaatgttagttggctactaCATCAAACTTGCCCGTATTTTAACCATACGCCATCTAACTACCCACCCAACGTGTATGGACTTGATTATTCATGTCATTCTTAGGGGTATAGTTGTGCATTCTCAATGGACATTGTGAAGTCGTAAGATGTCTTgctagtcatttgttatgctaacaagcaaGTAGTAACACAgaaacagcatcaacttccggtagacaagCGATATGGGTATTCAAACACAGCTAATGTTAGAATCTTTGTAAGCAATTACAGCTGTCAGTCTCTGGTTAAGTCTAAACTTGGTACAATGCCTGCACATTTCTTTTCAtttcttcaagctttgtcaagtcggttgttgatcattgctagaaaactattttcaagtcttgccatacattttcaagtcgatttaagtcaaaactaactaggccactcaggaatattcaacgtcatcttggtaaacaactcATGTACATTTGTCctggtgttttaggttattgtcctgctgaaaggtaaatttgtctcccagtgtctggtggaaagcagactgaacaaggttttcctctaggatgattttgcctgtgcttatcgCTATtcagtgtt is drawn from Salvelinus fontinalis isolate EN_2023a chromosome 4, ASM2944872v1, whole genome shotgun sequence and contains these coding sequences:
- the LOC129853817 gene encoding ATP synthase subunit alpha, mitochondrial-like yields the protein MLSVRVAAALARSLPRRAGFVSKNVAAACVGVNHLHTHRPCLAAKTGTAEVSSILEEKILGADTSADLEETGRVLSIGDGIARVYGLRNVQAEEMVEFSSGLKGMSLNLEPDNVGVVVFGNDKLIKEGDIVKRTGAIVDVPVGEELLGRVVDALGNAIDGKGPLGSSIRRRVGLKAPGIIPRISVKEPMQTGIKAVDSLVPIGRGQRELIIGDRQTGKTAIAIDTIINQKRFNEGKDEKKKLYCIYVAIGQKRSTVAQLVKRLTDADAMKYTIVVSATASDAAPLQYLAPYSGCSMGEFFRDNGKHGLIIYDDLSKQAVAYRQMSLLLRRPPGREAYPGDVFYLHSRLLERAAKMHDNFGGGSLTALPVIETQAGDVSAYIPTNVISITDGQIFLETELFYKGIRPAINVGLSVSRVGSAAQTKAMKQVAGTMKLELAQYREVAAFAQFGSDLDAATQQLLNRGVRLTELLKQGQYCPMAIEEQVTVIYAGVRGHLDKMDPSKITRFEKAFLVHVLSQHQDLLTTIRTDGMISPTADAKLKEIVLSFLSSFE